The genomic stretch TCTTAAAAGTGTTGAACATTACAACCTTACATTAAATATTATAAGGGTTTAAAATGTAAACAAGTATTTTTGTTCTGCATTAAAATATCTTCCCTCCTTTTAACCAAACAGTATATCTTATCAAATCTCTCCTCTTCATTCCCCTTTCCTCCACTAAAATCATTCTTTTGATTGAACAAAATAggtcaacaacaacaacaaccaaacCTTATCCTACTAAGTGGAATCGGCTACATGAATCAACTTTCAAAAGATAGATCTAAATTAATTTTTCAAAGGATCTGTTTGAACAAAATAGATCCTCTGAAAAATTAATTTATGATCTATCTTTTGAAATAAGGGAAATATGTGTAATTTCATTTCATAAAAAAAATGTCGAGTTAACACTACGAGAATTAGGTAGGTGTCGATTTTTAAAAAATCAAGAATCTCAATAATTAGTGTGAATCCCACCAGAGATCAATGTATATTTGAAGTTTAGTTACATATTATGTAATCTATAGCCCAGATGAACACCTCGGTACAACATTAATCTCATTTTTTTACAACTATTCTACAACTCTTTCCACATCCAAATCAAACCTAGTAGAAAATTCAATGATTTCTGAAGCTGCATGCATAGTCACTTATCTATAAAACCAAGTTAAATGGGAGACAAGATTTTGAATCCTTTATTCATATGAGGGAAATCTGTAAGAGAACCACCACTAACCTGTACAAGTTTGTTAAGCTTTGGTTTCGAAACTGATAAATAGCGTTCAATTTTCTCTTGTGTCTGAGGTATATGTACCCGGTTTACTGTACTAGTTACTTTATCAGTAACCTTCTTCACAATTGATTTATAATCTTCTTTGGAGACTTTACCATCTTTCCATGTTGGTTTAAGGATCTCCTTAATGAGCTCTACCAACGAAGTTTTAAATGCACGAATCCCCTTTACATCCTTTAATTTCTTGGCCTCATCAGGTCCATCATTTTGGCTCGTGTTTACCAAAGGACTATTCTCTTCTGTAATTTTATTTTCAGATTGAGATATTGCCGTTTTTTCAGCGTCCATTTTGCTAGTCTCCTTTTTATGATACTGATCAAAATATTGTCCCGGGTTAGATAACAGTGGTGGAATTCTGGCTGTATCTTTTGGAATCTTTGTATTAGGAGAAAAGGTTGGAGAGACCCCACTTGCATTAATATTCTTGGGCTCCATAATATCACACATAGGATCATATTGCTTCGATGATTGACCTTCAATTTTGCTTCCGAAGAGAGTGTCGTTTGCATCACAAGAATTTATAGTAGAATGAAGTTGTGAGAGCTGCTGATTTGTTCCGAGGAAATGTGCAAGAGAGGCTGAGAGGCAGCTAAGTTGTTCTTTGCTGACTACGTTCTGAGTTGGAGTATTTCCTGAACCAATTTGCAATAGGCTTGCATTAGTGAAGAGCTCCTGGTTCTGTAAACCTTCAATAATTCTTGATCTTGGAGGAACAATGGAAACTGTTGCTTGACTCTGTCCAACCACATGCGAAGCAGTTAAATTCTGAGCATTCTGATTTAGTCCTTGTCCTGTCAAAAGAGTAGAAAAGTTAAGGTTTAGGTATGAATCAGCATATTCTTGTAATGTAACAACACCATATCCTATGTTTTTCCACATGCATTATTAAATAACTTTTTCAACAGACAAATGTTTTCTCACAAAACAAGCAATTACCTGGAGCACCTTGTTGCTTATTCTGCCCATGCTCATCGTTAATATGACTGGAAGATCTTGCCCCATAATTCCAATCAGGAGACATTTTTTCATCACCGGGCCAAAAGCCTCCACCTACTACTGACTGGGAAATGAGAATGTTGTTAGCAGCATTTTCTGCCGTCCTGCAGTTGGCTTCCTTCTTATCAATTGTAAATGGTGATTCATTATGCATTCTGTTCCTGTCTAAGCTATGGTCCAATCCATTATTCATTGGCCAAGCCATGAATCCAGTTTCTGGGGCACCTAAAATGCCTTTTTTGTTGTCCTGAACCAGCTTTGCAGTCTCAGAGACATTAACTAAATTATTCAGCTTTGGACCATCCAAAACTTTATCTACATCAGCCATACTTCCATCTGAACCCCGTCTACCATCTCTTAGCCTTTCATTAGGAGTAACTGAATTGCTCACTATTTGTCTATCCAACACCTGATCTTCACCTTGATTACTCCTTGACCTATCATCCCTTAATCTTCTAATATGGCTGGTAAATGCTTGTCTATCATGAGAAAACCTACAATCTTTACCATTCCTACAATTTCCAAAAGCAAAAAATTTGCAAGGAGTATTACCACTGTGGTTTGGATAATGCGGACCACCCTGCTTGAATGAATTATCTATGTGTCTTCTATCAATTTCCCTTTCCCTAGATGATTCATCTGCAGAAACTTTATCAAACTCATCAGAATTGCCATGATGCACATACTTGCATGATTCTCCCGCTCTACACCTTCCCTTTGCAAAATGAATACAAGCTTCATTAGATCTTCGACTTGTAATAGAATAATCCCCACTCTCACGGTGATTACAATATCTGGGTCCATCTTGCATGTATCTACTTTCCCTACTATCCTCATAACTTTGCTTATCATGGTGAAGGAAATGACAATGGCTGCCTCTTCTGCAGTTCCCAACAGCAAAATCTCTACAAGGTCGTATCAATCTGCCAACCCTCATTCTGTTCTCATCATCGACAGCTGAATACCTCAACCCACGTCGAGGGCTCCGACTTCGGCTCCTGCTTCTCCTAGAAATGGCAATATCCAAAAAAAAAAAGTAAACTAATAAACCACTTGCATCTAGAAATTACACAGATATTAAGCTCAAAGATATAAAATTTCTTTGAGGGGACATAATTTGAACTTAATGACTACCTTGCAGTTGAAAATATGGAAAATAGAGCAGTCAAATAGAACTGAGATTATATTGCAATTAAAGAAAATACGTATCCATAAAGAAATGAGTTGAAACACAGATACAATACATGGGACACACCACAGCCAATGTACAACTTTTTCCGGAGGGCCTAAAAGCTTCAGCTTCTAAACTTTTCTACATAACAAAAGTTTTAATCTAGGGATATAGGATGTTGTATTAATGGTTAAGATTAGAAACCATTGAAACCTCCCATAAAAATCACATGATCATCTAAAAAACTAAAAATTAGAGATGACTTTGATTTTTAGTCTATCACTTCACTCATACAAGATCCAATTTTCATGATTGTATGTACTACTCTGAACTTAAATATAAGCAAAAgtcaaaatattttttattcaaatttaGACCAACTACATTTTGACTTCTGCTTAAACTTAAGGCCGGAGGGAGTAAGTATTTAAGCATGAAAACATGAAGTAAAAGGAAAGGAATGATACTAAATTATATGAAATCGCATTTGTGAAACAACACATAATTTCTCATTAAAGAATCTATTTCCATGTAAAACAATGTTCCTCACCCATTAATGATCATCACTAACTTGATTGGTCAGCATCCAATTCATGaaattttgttttttataaaATAGAACAGCTTTCTCAATGAAAAGATTTGAGTAAGATATGTTTCAAATGTGTAAATGTGTTTGAAGAAGTAAAGAAACTATCTAAGAATTAATACGGTATGCTTAGATTCTCAAAAGTACTGTTGATTACTAAGAGTTGTTAGTATTCTCGCGAGAATAAGTATATTAATAGTGTGCATAATCAAGTTTATTATAGAATATTTCCTCATAAAGTATCCTCAGTTAAGCTTATTGAAGTACAGTTCCCGTGAATTAATTTCAAACAATAGGTTCGGTGCAGATATTATTAGAGATATAAACTAAACTAACCTGCCGTAATCATTTTTTACAGATTGACTGTGCTTCCTATTTTTCAATTCCTCAAACCCTGGAGATGCTTTCATATCGTAACTTCCATCAGTGTCTTGTGCAATTGTTGCATCCAAAACTTTGTAGTCTGGGTTCCAAACATCATCCTTTCTTGAACTTCTGCCTCCAGAAAAAGGATCCTTGCATGAAAATCCCATTCTGGGATTTATCATATCATTTCTTTCCAAATACCTTGAGCTATTGCTATTAGTAGCACCTGTAAAGGACCACCCAGAATGCAATTGCTTAGGGTGCATTTGGACATGCTTTTCGAAACAGTATTTTTCTATTAAAAAATTACGAAAAAACTCTATCTAAAACAAGAAAAAAAGCACTAAAACTGTTTTTTTATGGACATACTTTTACTTGCCTTATTCTGAAAAACTTATGCCAGCTTAAAAGTTTTTAGACATACTTTTACTTGCATTTTTCTATTACAGGAACATAGACAATCAGGCCTTACTCTCGGGTGAAAATTCAGGTTCATCTCTTGAAACCCGGTTTGAAGATAGCTTTCTGCCACTTCCGCTCATTTATTTCCCCAGAGCCTTAAGCCTTACTTTGATTAACGCAGATTGATCTGAATTAAAAGAAAtcacaaaacaaataaataaaatcatAAACCTGAAATCCCACTTCATTATTCTAGTATTCTACTTCACTAAAGGAATACGGCAATCTAGAAACAAAACAGAAAGTTATCAAATGAATCCCAGGCATATATTATGAACCAAAAGTATCAATGCAAAGTTTTCGACCAAAACTCTGAAGCTTCAAGGAGTGTTTGCACAAGCCACAGTCACAAACATAATTGACCATCATTAAAACAAAAATGAATTTAGCAAGAAGGGAAGAAAAATTGAGTGAAAATTTTAGCCATTGTGTTAATTAAGTTGACCGTGAGGAATCATTAACAGTTTTCAAATGCATTAATTCACTTGATATGACAACTACTATAAAACCTTGCCTAAGCTGCATATATGGCTACTTTCATCCTCTTCCCTTGCAGAAAGATTAGCCATATATGGCTACTTTCATCCTCTTCCCTTGCAGAAAGATTACAGATAGTCCCCagaaaaaaaaatatacattAGAAGAATAAACAGGATTTTCTTTTCTGGGCCAAATTTTATACATTCTTGGTAGTAAGTGTGAAAAACAGGGGAATAACAATCAGAGGTGAAATTCAATTCATTATTTTAAGAGTATTGGCCCATACATATTTTCTTCCAGAGGAGAAATCTTATATTATGATAATTATTTTGAGAAGTCTTTCAAATTTATGCAAATTATACTCTGTATTTACTATTGTTAGAGGAAGATATGCAATTTTTTTAATTGACACTTAATATCAATTGTTTACTTATGCAAACTAGATGTATACATACAGAGAAATATCCTTAACTAATTGGTAACCTCTGACATTTTATTTTTACTAAAATGTATATTTGTTGCATCATTCACATGTTTGGGATCTGGAATGGCCTCATGCTCTTAAACTAGCATCAAAATATGTCCTGTTTAAACCCCTGATCACACAGAATAATATAAGttacttttttttttcaaaaacgCCTAAATCCTTTAGTAACTAATTGACCCAATATTTAAAGAAAGCCACGAGGTTCCACAATCTCACAATTTAAGTCAAAAAATTCAACAGCGAGATGAAAAGATATTAATATTTGATTCTTCAAATTCAAAACAAAATACAATAATTTAGTGCTTTTAAAGCCTACCTATATTCTCATCAAAACCATGCAAAATCAGCATGCACGATGGAACCAATACATCATCTTTACAATACCTATAAGATTAAACAGTACTCAAAGAACATCCTTGGCCACTCACAAGACAGATCAAAGCTACAATGTTTATTGCACAAATTTTCTTCAACCCTCTGTTCTTGATGTATGTTGGAAAACTAGTATATCTGTTGAAAAAGTTAATACATTTTCCAGTTCTTGAATAAGCCAGGGGTTTATGCTGCTAAGTCAAAATAGGTCATTATTTTGAAACTAATTGGACTCCAAAACAAATCAAAATGGATTGATAATTGTGAAAAATGTCAGATATTGCTCGTGACCAGCTACTTTGAGTCAGATGGTAGAACCTCCACGCACTGATGACAAGAAATTACTGCAGAAAAAGTGTATCCAATTAGAACTCAGTCTTATTGAGATACATCGAATAGAACTAAATCACAAAGGAGACTCCCAAAGTTCCAATTCTCCTACCTGATGTCTGGGCATCAAGGCTATCCAGGTGGGTGTATTTTATATGGATGAAAGACTGAAGTTACTCTTTCTAGATTAAAACAAGAAATCTAAAGATATTATCTTCTAGTCAACATATAGGATTGAGTGTCATCATAAAATTTAGGACAttttggattgacttatttgaaTTAATCTAATTGCATAAACACTTGTGAGCAAGGTTGTCAAGATCGAGATCTTACATTAAATCGTGAGAGAATAGCAAGATCGTAAAATATAAAATCGTAACTAAGATCGGAAGATCCTACCCAATTATTTTTTGTAAGATCCGGGAGGGGTAACACGACTGTAAAAGATAAGATCGCAACATAAATCGTAAGATCCTactaaaatgaaaaaataatagTATATATCTAAAGCAGAGTTATCAATCGCGGCCGCGCATGACGCGATCCGGCCGGCACGGCCACCCACCGAGTGAGAAGACAGGAGCTGTGCGGCGTTTCAAAACGCGGGCGAATTTAGCGCAATCCCGGGTCGCGGGTCGTGGATCGCTCCCTGGATGGTGCGTTTCGCGCGTTTTTTTATTATTCAAAAGCTCTTCAAGATAACTTATGAAAACACTgaatttatttcattttttgtTATAGAAATAATTTGTACATAAGTAGCAATGCTTATATGATAAGGTTTATGTTGTATACCCTTAATTAAATAATTCATCTAAAACAAGGTCTTAATCCATCAATATCAATTGAATAACTTACAAGCAACTATAGTATTAACGAGTGATTTCACACTATGGTCAAGGAAAAGCTTGTTTAACAGGACTGCATTAAATACACGATGAAAATTAACGCATTGTTACACGATGAAAACTGACATGAACACGCCAGAgatttgaatttaaaaaaggaATAATGAAATCATTGAATGATAACTCAAAGAGACATTGAAAGCAGGGTATAACATTCATGGAATTtcaatgataatgatgatgaatgGAAAAACCCTAGAAGTGGAAGAGTGTTAAGAGGACTTACGAGTTTACGGTAGAGAAGAGTGTTGTTGGAGTAGAGGAGGAACCCTAGGTTCGAGTGTGTGGAAGAAGATAGTTGATGAAAGCATGTGATTATTGTTTTTGGGAGTGAGAAGTGAGATTCGGATAGAGATAGAGAGTAGTATCAGAAAAGTGGAGCTTGCGGTTTTGTCATCAAAGCAGCGGTGAGGTGTAGCGAGCAGGCTCCTCTTTCTTTTGTTTCTCTTCACGATAATATTTATTTgttaatttatttatttttaagttTACTCTATACAACTTTGATTAAAATTAATTGAAAAAAGTTAAATATTCATTGTTAAAATAGAAGAATAAACACCCATATTATTCATATTAAATCAGTCAAAATAAGGTTTAAGATTTATATGTTGATTTAACATATTCTCTTTTGTACTTTGCATATATGTTCTCTTTTGAATGAAACAGCAAGCTCAAACCACAACAAAAGATGAATCCAGAAAATTCCTCTAAAAACTTTGCTTaatgaaaaatcaaaattagCATCATTATAATGATGAAATGTTATATCTACATTTTTAAATTATGTGATGAtatttaaatagttttttattcattttaaacattaaaatttaaaagga from Lathyrus oleraceus cultivar Zhongwan6 chromosome 7, CAAS_Psat_ZW6_1.0, whole genome shotgun sequence encodes the following:
- the LOC127101219 gene encoding zinc finger CCCH domain-containing protein 38 isoform X3, with the protein product MINPRMGFSCKDPFSGGRSSRKDDVWNPDYKVLDATIAQDTDGSYDMKASPGFEELKNRKHSQSVKNDYGRRSRSRSRSPRRGLRYSAVDDENRMRVGRLIRPCRDFAVGNCRRGSHCHFLHHDKQSYEDSRESRYMQDGPRYCNHRESGDYSITSRRSNEACIHFAKGRCRAGESCKYVHHGNSDEFDKVSADESSREREIDRRHIDNSFKQGGPHYPNHSGNTPCKFFAFGNCRNGKDCRFSHDRQAFTSHIRRLRDDRSRSNQGEDQVLDRQIVSNSVTPNERLRDGRRGSDGSMADVDKVLDGPKLNNLVNVSETAKLVQDNKKGILGAPETGFMAWPMNNGLDHSLDRNRMHNESPFTIDKKEANCRTAENAANNILISQSVVGGGFWPGDEKMSPDWNYGARSSSHINDEHGQNKQQGAPGQGLNQNAQNLTASHVVGQSQATVSIVPPRSRIIEGLQNQELFTNASLLQIGSGNTPTQNVVSKEQLSCLSASLAHFLGTNQQLSQLHSTINSCDANDTLFGSKIEGQSSKQYDPMCDIMEPKNINASGVSPTFSPNTKIPKDTARIPPLLSNPGQYFDQYHKKETSKMDAEKTAISQSENKITEENSPLVNTSQNDGPDEAKKLKDVKGIRAFKTSLVELIKEILKPTWKDGKVSKEDYKSIVKKVTDKVTSTVNRVHIPQTQEKIERYLSVSKPKLNKLVQVSGGSLTDFPHMNKGFKILSPI
- the LOC127101219 gene encoding zinc finger CCCH domain-containing protein 38 isoform X2 gives rise to the protein MSGSGRKLSSNRVSRDEPEFSPESATNSNSSRYLERNDMINPRMGFSCKDPFSGGRSSRKDDVWNPDYKVLDATIAQDTDGSYDMKASPGFEELKNRKHSQSVKNDYGRRSRSRSRSPRRGLRYSAVDDENRMRVGRLIRPCRDFAVGNCRRGSHCHFLHHDKQSYEDSRESRYMQDGPRYCNHRESGDYSITSRRSNEACIHFAKGRCRAGESCKYVHHGNSDEFDKVSADESSREREIDRRHIDNSFKQGGPHYPNHSGNTPCKFFAFGNCRNGKDCRFSHDRQAFTSHIRRLRDDRSRSNQGEDQVLDRQIVSNSVTPNERLRDGRRGSDGSMADVDKVLDGPKLNNLVNVSETAKLVQDNKKGILGAPETGFMAWPMNNGLDHSLDRNRMHNESPFTIDKKEANCRTAENAANNILISQSVVGGGFWPGDEKMSPDWNYGARSSSHINDEHGQNKQQGAPGQGLNQNAQNLTASHVVGQSQATVSIVPPRSRIIEGLQNQELFTNASLLQIGSGNTPTQNVVSKEQLSCLSASLAHFLGTNQQLSQLHSTINSCDANDTLFGSKIEGQSSKQYDPMCDIMEPKNINASGVSPTFSPNTKIPKDTARIPPLLSNPGQYFDQYHKKETSKMDAEKTAISQSENKITEENSPLVNTSQNDGPDEAKKLKDVKGIRAFKTSLVELIKEILKPTWKDGKVSKEDYKSIVKKVTDKVTSTVNRVHIPQTQEKIERYLSVSKPKLNKLVQAYVEKHQKA
- the LOC127101219 gene encoding zinc finger CCCH domain-containing protein 38 isoform X1; protein product: MSGSGRKLSSNRVSRDEPEFSPESATNSNSSRYLERNDMINPRMGFSCKDPFSGGRSSRKDDVWNPDYKVLDATIAQDTDGSYDMKASPGFEELKNRKHSQSVKNDYGRRSRSRSRSPRRGLRYSAVDDENRMRVGRLIRPCRDFAVGNCRRGSHCHFLHHDKQSYEDSRESRYMQDGPRYCNHRESGDYSITSRRSNEACIHFAKGRCRAGESCKYVHHGNSDEFDKVSADESSREREIDRRHIDNSFKQGGPHYPNHSGNTPCKFFAFGNCRNGKDCRFSHDRQAFTSHIRRLRDDRSRSNQGEDQVLDRQIVSNSVTPNERLRDGRRGSDGSMADVDKVLDGPKLNNLVNVSETAKLVQDNKKGILGAPETGFMAWPMNNGLDHSLDRNRMHNESPFTIDKKEANCRTAENAANNILISQSVVGGGFWPGDEKMSPDWNYGARSSSHINDEHGQNKQQGAPGQGLNQNAQNLTASHVVGQSQATVSIVPPRSRIIEGLQNQELFTNASLLQIGSGNTPTQNVVSKEQLSCLSASLAHFLGTNQQLSQLHSTINSCDANDTLFGSKIEGQSSKQYDPMCDIMEPKNINASGVSPTFSPNTKIPKDTARIPPLLSNPGQYFDQYHKKETSKMDAEKTAISQSENKITEENSPLVNTSQNDGPDEAKKLKDVKGIRAFKTSLVELIKEILKPTWKDGKVSKEDYKSIVKKVTDKVTSTVNRVHIPQTQEKIERYLSVSKPKLNKLVQVSGGSLTDFPHMNKGFKILSPI